In the genome of Helicovermis profundi, the window TAATTTTAACAATATTCTTAAATGAATTTTAATTTTTGAAAGGAATAACAATGAATCCAAGCTTATTTATTAATATATTTCATCTTTACAAAAATAATTATGTTGATTTTCAATTGTTTTCATTTTATCATAAGATTTCTCTTATGCTTATAGCCACAATTTTAGTATTCATGTTCATCTTTAAAAAATATATTAAGTATCCAAAACTTACTTTAATCATCAGATTAATTTTATTATTAATTATGATACTTCAATTTATAACTTTATATGCTTGGATTTTTAAAACAAACTCTTTTTCTTTTTCTGATTCTCTACCTATCTATCTTTGTAGGCTTACTTCTTTATTTTGTATTTTTATGCTATTATTTAAAAGTTATAAATTATTCGAAGTGCTTTATTTTTGGGGATTTGCTGGAGTTCCATTTGCACTTCTTACTCCAGATACATTTGGGCAGACATTTCCAAATATAATATATATAAGATTTTTTGTGTCACATGGCGCTATACTAATTTCTCTACTATTTATGATAATTGCATATGATTTCTATCCTACATTCAATTCACTAAAAAAAACGATCAAATATAGTTTATTATATCTAATCGTTTGTTATATTATAAATACTATTTTTAATGGAAACTACTCTTACCTTAGTCAAAAACCCTATACATCATCAGTTTTAGATGTATTACCTTCTTTCCCATTTTATATTCCCCTTATGATTATTATAATATTTTCAATTTTTGCATTACTATTTATTCCGTTTTTTTTATACTCAAAAAAACACTAATTATTTGTCGATATTCATATTTATATTCAATAACTTATTTATTTAAATTTAATATATTATAACAAAACTCACTATTAAAATAGGCACTCTATCTATTTTTCCAAATCGGGTCTCTTTTATTTAAAAATGCATCAACACCTTCATGAGCATCTTCAGTTGTACAAAGAGTCGCAAAATGATTATTTGATAAATCTAACGCTTTTTCAAAATCAAGATCTTCCATTTTATAAAAAGATTTTTTGCCAATTTGAAGTGCAAGTGGACTTTTTAGCGCTAATTTCCTTGCATATTTAAGAGTTTCTTCTTCTAATTTTTCCGTTGGAACAACTTTATTTATAAGCCCAATTCTCTTAGCTTCAAATGCATCTATCATTTCTCCCATTAAAATTAATTCCAAAGTTTTTTTTCGACCTAGGCTTTTTGATAAAGGTACAGCTGGTCCCATACAAAATAGACCTACATTAATAGCAGTAGCCCCAAATTTAGCATTTTCAGCAGCAATAGCTAAATCACATGCTGCAACTAAGCCAATTCCATTTGCAACGGCTATCTTTTGAACAGATGCTATAACTGGCTTACCCATATTTGCTATAGTTATATTCATTTTTTCCATTAATTCTACCCATTTTAAATATTCTACATTACTTTTTCCTTCTAAATCATTTACATCTATTCCAG includes:
- a CDS encoding TIGR02206 family membrane protein, translating into MNPSLFINIFHLYKNNYVDFQLFSFYHKISLMLIATILVFMFIFKKYIKYPKLTLIIRLILLLIMILQFITLYAWIFKTNSFSFSDSLPIYLCRLTSLFCIFMLLFKSYKLFEVLYFWGFAGVPFALLTPDTFGQTFPNIIYIRFFVSHGAILISLLFMIIAYDFYPTFNSLKKTIKYSLLYLIVCYIINTIFNGNYSYLSQKPYTSSVLDVLPSFPFYIPLMIIIIFSIFALLFIPFFLYSKKH
- a CDS encoding enoyl-CoA hydratase/isomerase family protein encodes the protein MKYTSVLVNKNENIGIITLNRPEFNNTFNVPLANELNKSLIEFENDPSVNVVIINASGKNFCTGIDVNDLEGKSNVEYLKWVELMEKMNITIANMGKPVIASVQKIAVANGIGLVAACDLAIAAENAKFGATAINVGLFCMGPAVPLSKSLGRKKTLELILMGEMIDAFEAKRIGLINKVVPTEKLEEETLKYARKLALKSPLALQIGKKSFYKMEDLDFEKALDLSNNHFATLCTTEDAHEGVDAFLNKRDPIWKNR